The Candidatus Tanganyikabacteria bacterium sequence GCGGCTCGTCACCGAGCTACCGGCCGGCGTGGGCCCGGTCCTGACCGACGAGACGCGCTTCCGGCAGATCGTGCTGAACCTGCTGGGCAACGCGATCAAGTTCACGCCCGCGGGGGAAGTCCGCCTGTCCCTCGCCGCGGCGGGAGCCGAGCGCATTGCCGTGACCGTGAGCGACACGGGCATCGGCATTCCCCCCGATCAGCGGGAAGCAGTCTTCGAGGAGTTCCGCAAGGCCGCCGGAGCCGAGTCGCCCGACGCGGAGGGCGTGGGGCTGGGCCTGGCGATTTCCCGGCGCCTGGCGCGGTTGCTCGGGGGCGATCTCGCGCTCGAGAGCGCCGAGGGCGCGGGCAGCAAGTTCACGCTGGATCTGCCGCGTCGGCTCCGGCTGCCGAGCGGTCAGGGGGCGCGCGCATGACCTGGCCGGCGTGGATCCTGGCTGTCGACGACAATGCCGACAATCGCAACCTCGTCAGGCAGCTTTGCGCGCATCTGGGCTATGGATCCCGCGAGGCGGCCGACGGGCTCGAAGCGATGCGCCTGGCGCGGGCCGAGCGGCCGGACCTCATCGTCATGGATCTCGCACTGCCCTACCTGGACGGCTGGGAGGCCACCGCGCGGCTCAAGGCCGACCCGGCCACGCGCGGCATCCCGGTGGTGGCCGTCTCGGCCCACGTGACGCGCGCCGACCGGGAGCGCGCCCTTGCGGCCGGCTGCGTGGAGTTCCTGCCCAAGCCCATCGAGCTCGAGGGTTTCCGCAGCATGCTGGCGCGCTACCTCGCACCAGGAGACCCGGAGCGATGAGGCATGAACTCGGCGAGGATGGTCCCCGCGTGGTCGTCGTGGACGATAACCGCGACAGCCGGCGGCTGCTCGCGCAGATCCTCGCCGGCCGTGGCTACCAGGTATTCGAGGCGGTGGACGGGCGCCATGCGCTGGACGTGATCGCGACGGCGTCCCCCGACCTGGTGCTGCTGGATCTGCGCATGCCGCGCGCCGACGGCTTCGCCGTGCTCGAAGCCCTCGCGGCGCGCGAAGCGGGATTCCTCCCCGTGGTGGTCGTCTCCGGAGTCACCGAGCGAGAGGATCGGGTGCGGGCGCTCAAGCTCGGCGCCCACGAGTTCTTGGCCAAGCCGGTGGACTCCGAGGAGCTGGCGGTGCGGGTCGGCACCCTGCTGGCGCTCAAGCGGGCCAAGGAGGCGTGCGAGCTGCAGCGGCGCCTGCTCGCCGGCCACAACCTGCACCTGGAGTACGAGGTGGTC is a genomic window containing:
- a CDS encoding response regulator; amino-acid sequence: MTWPAWILAVDDNADNRNLVRQLCAHLGYGSREAADGLEAMRLARAERPDLIVMDLALPYLDGWEATARLKADPATRGIPVVAVSAHVTRADRERALAAGCVEFLPKPIELEGFRSMLARYLAPGDPER